In one window of Carassius carassius chromosome 38, fCarCar2.1, whole genome shotgun sequence DNA:
- the LOC132119491 gene encoding protein shisa-4-like translates to MSFYAVIITVLCIIFSAWQVSADEDCLWYVDKNGTWHNGFDCPPISFCCGNCHRRYCCLDGFKMITEAGQKRCMLFHLSPSTIAGIASSILLFVAAIATMVCCFMCSCCYLYQRRQQRGRTPYEAQHIPMASYPVEHMYDASGKPIGHPDYPGYPMVPQYPSVPHQYPMMVQGPYPPNHPDAVYSQAAPPPYSPPQYPGH, encoded by the exons tGAGTGCAGATGAGGACTGCTTGTGGTATGTGGACAAAAATGGCACCTGGCACAATGGCTTTGATTGCCCACCCATATCCTTCTGCTGTGGGAACTGTCACCGCCGCTACTGCTGCCTGGATGGCTTCAAGATGATCACCGAGGCGGGACAGAAGCGCTGCATGCTGTTCCATCTCAG CCCTTCCACTATAGCTGGCATTGCTTCATCCATCCTGCTCTTTGTGGCTGCTATAGCCACCATGGTCTGTTGCTTCATGTGTTCCTGTTGTTACCTGTACCAGCGCCGCCAGCAACGCGGCAGAACTCCTTATGAAG CCCAGCATATTCCAATGGCCAGCTATCCTGTGGAGCACATGTACGATGCTTCTGGTAAACCCATTGGACATCCTGATTATCCTGGATATCCAATGGTGCCGCAGTATCCAAGTGTCCCCCACCAGTATCCTATGATGGTCCAGGGTCCTTATCCTCCTAATCATCCTGACGCAGTATACAGTCAAGCAG ctCCTCCGCCGTATTCCCCTCCCCAGTACCCAGGGCACTGA